The genome window AACTATGTAAGTATTGAGAAAATGGATAATAAAAAGGTAAGAagtacaatttttatacatacatatacaaatatgttttagtgtatacaaataatattagcCATTATAAATGAATGTGTATATTTACTTATGTCTTATAATCATAGAAACTAAAAATGTTTCTGTTTTTacttaatttaaatattaatagatAAATATGAAAGAGCATCAATGGAGGTTATTTGAGTATAATATGAGCAAATGGAtgattgaaaataaatatattttggacagtgaagaaaaaaaaaaattttataaatgcGCAAATTATAGTATTGGTAGTGGTATGCTAAATGCttctttaatatattttttatgcaaaagaaatcaaaaatatttctcgTCTATGTCAagattatttttaacttGTACATTGGGCATTTATACCTCCATGgttgtaaataaaatatttagaaGAAAAGCATATACCGAAGTAAGTCataaatacattttatttttacacaatataaaattgtgtCTATTATAAATTCTTCACAAAACTAGTccaatacatatatatgtacctATTCTCACATATGCACTTAATAATTCATCGCTTTTTTCCTATAATAGATATTAACAGAAAAAACAACCATGACTGATAAGGCAATAGAAGTTATGAAcgatatattaaatgttaacaataataataaaatatccaCTAATCAGACCAATAATTTgacaaacaaaataaatgagtATAATGCACGAGATGGTTCCGGCATAAAGACAAATAGTGATAATAATCTAAATGAAcatgtaataatttttaatccATTTACTGGAAAAATTAATGTCTATATTTGTCAACATTCATgcatattatgtatatccacatattttcttttcaatatatatatttttttttatcagaCTGAAAACCTAGTTCACAATTTgtaagttaaaaaaataaaaaaaattaatataataatataaaaataatactattTGTTTTCTCCACATTTTTATAGAAATGAAACCATTATACGCGAACAAATAAACGAGCTCGAAaggtataaaaatatggctatataagtttatatatatatgcatattataaatgcacacaatttatattacactgcataaaaaaatattatttgtagaTGTAAAGATATATCAATTTGCAcagatgaaaatattaaaaatatgataaaaacattagaaaaatattcgtaaaattaatttgaatgtttttttaaaatgcacatatttaaataatatagtagcaaaatattatgcatttaaatgaaatatatatatacatgatacatataaataagataataaaacaaaataagcAATGTAATAACATCGGTTAAAAGCGCAATTATGCATAGCGATATGCACacattaatttttgtaaatttagttgtttttataaaccATACTcacaaaaacaaaaaaaaaagggtACAAAATActatgataataattttatccTTACAAATAATCTGTCAATTCCATTTAACTctacaaatttatttacacCAACCTTCCTCTTTATTAGGCAGAATTcctatatattaaaagagCCCAATGAAggtaataaatattaattaaaatatacaagccataaagaattatatatttatatatggaataaaataaattcatattttacattCACAAGTCATGTAAATAGCTACGTTTTAgacaaatatttatgaacatgcaatataaattgtcaattttttttttatcatttttattaaccttttatttatttatatattaattttcaAGGGCAATCTATGAGTTGGGACgatataagaaaaatgaataagTAAAACAGATATAACCCCTTTTGGAAATTATTAATGAGCTTTTAAAAGATGTGTTTGAacttattaaaaaagtCATCATAGTTAAAATTTCTACTGTcgttattaaatttttttatatactgAAAATAATTCGAGTCAGAATAAAAGGAcagaatatatttataaaacttATTGGCTTGGTCTTTTGTTATGGTATTATTTACAATAgttaattttgttaatattatttctttattttttaattcatcaaaaaaatttaatgtaACATATGGTACTGAATTAGATCGAAGTTTATTATAAGATTCAAGGGGTGTTATAAACACAAGTTTATCATCAACAAATTGGGAATAAAAGtttatatatccattttgATTTTTACATGGAATGATAAAATGGGCATTGTTTTTAcagttttttttcactaaTTCATATTTACTTGTATTTACATAATCTGctataacatatttattatttttatatttatctatccatatatttataatctTATTACTATCTTCCCTTTCCAATAGTGGCAActttacaatattttttagttcTCTTGAGCAGggtaatgaaaaataaaaacgcTTAACGCCATTATAATATCTTAGCATtgtttaattattttttctctttttttttacatgaTTACACAAAAGTTATATCCAGCACATACAATATGTATGGCCAAAAGTATgtgttttttaaatatatttttaactttttttttataacaaatTTGAATACTTTTAGCAATATTCATAACATTTCTTTACCATAAAATCAGCATTACAATTaggattattttttaagaaacactaaaaatatattgtataaGCAAAAACTATActtgaataaatattatatacatatattcataatatttctaCAACTGCTCataatacattattttaattgatgtacttcaaaaaattttgcTAATTTGCAAAGAAAGgaattttgatatattacTGAAACGCCTTATGggggaaataaaaatgatagctataatatatataatatttgcacacataaaatataaaattataagcATACTAATACATAAATTAGTGGGGAGCAGAATGCGCATATACGCGTAAGGTATTACACTATAAAGATGCTAAaactatttaaaaaaaaaactgttaaaaaatgtcccttaaaaaagttataaaattttttattaataaataaattaaacatATGCTCATAATGTGTTTAtccaattttattaaaatcaaACAATTATGATTAAAGCAAAGATATTTGTAAtgttgtaaaaaaataatatatgtaaaaataaatgcatatataataaaagttatataatttgtgcatatatacatgtacaCAAAATAGTTTacataaacaaaaatttcattttaggatgtaaaaaatttttatctttaattttgaaaaagtatgtataaaaaattaaaaaaaaacacatgTATACAAATCATATCATGAAAGTATAAGACAAAAAGATGAAAACATTTCACATATATCTAggtatatatttgtataattaaaaagacACATTTTAACCTGCATggtcatatttttttgaggCACAAAAAAGGGTATCCCCAGTTACAAGcaataaatgtatatattcaaatgggaaacaataaaaacacacattttgttatatactgataaaaaaacaaaatgtgaaacataatatatatatatatgattacattttttaatgtttatTCTGATTAAGAATTTGTTTAAGTATATAACATGGGTTTTGTAGCACTTTATTTCTTAAATCAAATTGTATCATATTTCCATCATTTAATACGCCAATATAATCAACAAAATTTAGTAAATCTAGTCTATGAGTAAATATAACAGTAGTCTTTcctttcatatatttatataaagcctcatttataattttttctgaCAATTTATCTAAAGAAGATGTAGGTTCAtctaaaattaatattttattatctttacATAAATTTTGTGCAAGATAAATTCTTTGTTTTTGACCACCCGATAAAAATGATCCATTTACTCCAGCATCGATTTGATCataatttgaataattaattaaaaaatcatGAATGTGAAAAtcgttatatattttttctagtTTATctttgttcatatttttaatttcttctttgtttttttcttcttcttttatcaaatatgaatatatttgtttctcattattttgatttgtttttccatttatttGGCTAGCTCtttccattttttcttctaaaAGTTGAATTTGCTCCCTTAACATTGCAGCATGTGCTTTATAaggatataataaatttgatcGAATGGTGGTATTAAATAGGAATGGATTCTGAGTAACTATTCCTAGAATCGATCTTAAAGCAGATGcattaattttgttaagATGGAAATCaccaatatatatatctccAGAAGTTgctatgttttttttagttaataaatttaaaattgtaCTTTTTCCACTCCCACTTTTTCCTACAATAGCAACTGATTTATTATGTGgcaaataaaatgaaacattttttaatatggcattttcttcaattcgtgtaattttttcatttatatcattattttttccatatgaaaatgtaacattattaaattttatagcataattatttgattttaaaaaatttattgaaTCAGATAACCAATATTCattaaattcattttcaggtaaattaattatttctaAAACTTTGGAACATGACCCTATACATTTTTGAATTTCCCCTATAGCATTCATAATACCATGAATACCACTACcacaaaataaagaatagataattaaagaaaataaatcaccagtattaataaattgattagctattaaataatttccataatatattaaatgtaataaaaataaagaaattgtgctaaaaaatataaaatgattTCCTGATTTTATTATAGAATATTTTGCCCCTGCTTTATAAAcatcatttaaataatttataaacatatttttttcaaaagaTTCCCCATTAAGAAATCTAACATTActtatattatgtattttttcagATGCAAAATCTATAGAATTACTTAATTTTtcttgtttatatatactaatttttttaacaatttttccatatattgtcccaattaataatatgctTGATagtggaaataaaaaagcattaaataattttgtcGGAGATATATGTAATGCACATGCACCGCCAATTAATGCACCTATTAAATTTCTTATTCCAAAAgacaaatttattaatatttttgaagaTACTTCAATATCATTAGACAAtctatttattaattctccagttttatgtttatcaaaaaattcaaatttttgatttaatattttatcaaacAAACTTTTTCGTAACCTTCgtgttattttttcaatagaTGTttcaattaaatatattctaCAAAAACTAAATGTTGAAATTCCTAAAATTagaaatattgttttatatacttcatctataatatattttaatgattCTTCTTTTCCTccatacatatttattatcttACTTATATACATTGGGAATAACATTTGGCCGAGTGATGAAACTAGTAAGCATATCATagataatattaaataatttttttctttttttaaaattgcaTAAATATCTTTTATAGATATTCCATCAAGTTTTTtactcatttttttttcaaatctgtctttaaatattttatttatattaaaaatgttccaataattatttttttcaattgtttgc of Plasmodium berghei ANKA genome assembly, chromosome: 6 contains these proteins:
- a CDS encoding ABC transporter B family member 7, putative, translated to MLKKKRAVNLYVLLNAHRCLLSSGLNVNMYKDLIVYTSINNLSFINITKSFYSNNTKKYIKYLNNINPNKCENNKRSISQIFLNNKNISINHNETNVRKFKLRMLSSKNQIAKKNGQTIEKNNYWNIFNINKIFKDRFEKKMSKKLDGISIKDIYAILKKEKNYLILSMICLLVSSLGQMLFPMYISKIINMYGGKEESLKYIIDEVYKTIFLILGISTFSFCRIYLIETSIEKITRRLRKSLFDKILNQKFEFFDKHKTGELINRLSNDIEVSSKILINLSFGIRNLIGALIGGACALHISPTKLFNAFLFPLSSILLIGTIYGKIVKKISIYKQEKLSNSIDFASEKIHNISNVRFLNGESFEKNMFINYLNDVYKAGAKYSIIKSGNHFIFFSTISLFLLHLIYYGNYLIANQFINTGDLFSLIIYSLFCGSGIHGIMNAIGEIQKCIGSCSKVLEIINLPENEFNEYWLSDSINFLKSNNYAIKFNNVTFSYGKNNDINEKITRIEENAILKNVSFYLPHNKSVAIVGKSGSGKSTILNLLTKKNIATSGDIYIGDFHLNKINASALRSILGIVTQNPFLFNTTIRSNLLYPYKAHAAMLREQIQLLEEKMERASQINGKTNQNNEKQIYSYLIKEEEKNKEEIKNMNKDKLEKIYNDFHIHDFLINYSNYDQIDAGVNGSFLSGGQKQRIYLAQNLCKDNKILILDEPTSSLDKLSEKIINEALYKYMKGKTTVIFTHRLDLLNFVDYIGVLNDGNMIQFDLRNKVLQNPCYILKQILNQNKH
- a CDS encoding ATP synthase mitochondrial F1 complex assembly factor 1, putative, which translates into the protein MLRYYNGVKRFYFSLPCSRELKNIVKLPLLEREDSNKIINIWIDKYKNNKYVIADYVNTSKYELVKKNCKNNAHFIIPCKNQNGYINFYSQFVDDKLVFITPLESYNKLRSNSVPYVTLNFFDELKNKEIILTKLTIVNNTITKDQANKFYKYILSFYSDSNYFQYIKKFNNDSRNFNYDDFFNKFKHIF